A portion of the Trachemys scripta elegans isolate TJP31775 chromosome 11, CAS_Tse_1.0, whole genome shotgun sequence genome contains these proteins:
- the LOC117885267 gene encoding inducible T-cell costimulator-like, whose translation MKSGVLTFCLLCLQLEALCGTERCSSHRLCKNIEQPTVSEPQVTLEFHNGIVKFNFSDPKNVTEFSMTLLKGHERQEICAFHMENGKSIPETNSSYCEPVHSGNSTSFILKNLESKHTGIYLCCLEILLPAPYIDCRVNETYLYIHDSEACIISEMMSWMLIGITVFSMVSCICCIVACCLRKKTQQCESNSHEFNSEYMPMAAVNAARKPAF comes from the exons gaacTGAACGGTGTTCATCACATCGACTATGCAAAAATATAG aacaACCTACTGTCTCTGAGCCCCAGGTGACACTTGAATTTCACAATGGGATCGTCAAATTCAACTTCAGCGACCCTAAAAATGTTACTGAATTCAGCATGACACTGCTGAAGGGGCACGAGAGGCAGGAAATCTGTGCATTCCACATGGAGAATGGGAAGTCAATACCTGAAACTAATAGCAGCTACTGTGAGCCAGTGCACTCTGGCAACAGCACGTCCTTCATTCTCAAAAATTTGGAAAGCAAGCACACCGGCATTTATCTCTGCTGCCTGGAAATACTTTTACCTGCTCCCTACATAGACTGTAGGGTAAATGAAACCTATTTGTATATCCATG ACTCAGAAGCCTGCATTATATCAGAAATGATGTCATGGATGCTTATTGGGATCACTGTATTTTCCATGGTTTCCTGTATCTGCTGCATAGTAGCCTGTTGCTTAAGAAAGAAG ACACAGCAATGTGAATCCAACTCCCATGAGTTCAACAGTGAATATATGCCCATGGCAGCAGTGAATGCAGCTAGAAAACCAGCATTCTAA